A single Oncorhynchus tshawytscha isolate Ot180627B linkage group LG01, Otsh_v2.0, whole genome shotgun sequence DNA region contains:
- the LOC112262206 gene encoding secreted frizzled-related protein 5-like, which produces MDLFSFTLTLLVLLAPAWGFDLGQSTRCVPIPHQMSVCQDVGYSEMRLPNLLGHSSLEGEVVPRSEDWRPLLQTGCHPQVQAFLCSLIAPVCLDAFIQPCRSLCVAVRDSCAPVLACQGQVWPEALDCDRFPSQEDMCLTPHPKHSNSHLAKALPKPACQACPSVEEHPSLKTVLDSLCQDDFAVTAKLSRRRLPSGEPEFEVEGRVEFIRQGPLLPYDTQHLLQQWLLINLPCANVLVRPGRVQLYLLTGAVQSDGTLALTHLFPWHKKNNSITVAARKWKHHRC; this is translated from the exons ATGGATCTCTTCTCCTTCACCCTGACTCTCCTGGTTCTCCTGGCCCCAGCCTGGGGCTTCGACCTGGGTCAGTCGACCCGCTGTGTGCCTATCCCCCACCAGATGAGTGTGTGCCAGGACGTGGGCTACTCAGAGATGAGGCTGCCTAACTTGCTGGGGCACAGCAGCCTAGAGGGCGAGGTGGTTCCTCGCTCGGAGGACTGGAGACCCCTGCTGCAGACCGGTTGCCATCCCCAGGTCCAGGCCTTCCTCTGCTCCCTCATCGCGCCCGTCTGCCTCGACGC TTTTATCCAGCCGTGCCGTAGCCTGTGTGTGGCCGTCAGGGACAGCTGTGCCCCAGTACTGGCCTGTCAGGGCCAAGTCTGGCCAGAGGCGCTAGACTGTGACCGCTTCCCTTCCCAGGAAGACATGTGCCTGACCCCCCACCCCAAACACAGCAACAGCCACCTCGCCAAAGCATTGCCTAAGCCTGCATGCCAAGCATGTCCTTCCGTGGAGGAGCACCCTTCACTGAAGACAGTTCTGGATTCTCTGTGCCAGGATGACTTTG cTGTAACAGCCAAGCTGTCTCGCCGGCGCCTGCCCTCAGGGGAGCCAGAGTTTGAGGTGGAAGGCCGGGTAGAGTTTATCCGCCAGGGCCCCCTGCTTCCCTACGACACCCAGCACCTCCTCCAGCAGTGGCTGCTCATCAACCTGCCCTGTGCCAACGTACTGGTCCGGCCCGGCCGTGTCCAGCTCTACCTGCTGACTGGCGCTGTGCAGTCCGATGGCACCCTGGCCCTCACCCACCTCTTCCCCTGGCACAAGAAGAACAACAGCATCACAGTGGCTGCACGCAAGTGGAAACACCACAGGTGTTGA
- the LOC112263022 gene encoding homeobox protein DBX2-like, with the protein MWTPDTSPKSRRGILRRAVFSDEQRKELEKTFKRQKYISKTDRNKLAADLSLKESQVKIWFQNRRMKWRNCKEKEGHSCRSPMEELMSRGCNQEEERKGAPESTGTPSDSSPSQQQDSDTGVTTEKESCKEPATLKQPLSPHRYTMTSDP; encoded by the exons ATGTGGACCCCGGATACGAGCCCCAAATCCCGGCGAGGAATCCTGAGGAGGGCGGTGTTCTCGGATGAGCAGAGGAAGGAGCTGGAGAAAACTTTCAAAAGACAGAAATACATCAGCAAGACAGACAGGAACAAACTGGCAGCAGATCTCAGCCTGAAGGAATCCCAG gTGAAGATCTGGTTTCAGAACCGGAGAATGAAGTGGAGGAACTGTAAGGAGAAGGAGGGCCACAGCTGCCGCTCCCCCATGGAGGAGCTCATGTCCCGGGGCTGCAACCAGGAAGAAGAACGCAAGGGGGCACCAGAGAGCACGGGCACGCCATCAGACAGCTCACCGTCACAGCAGCAGGACTCGGACACAGGtgttaccacagagaaagagtcaTGCAAGGAACCTGCGACTTTGAAACAGCCACTGAGTCCACACAGATACactatgacctctgacccctga